A window of the Helianthus annuus cultivar XRQ/B chromosome 4, HanXRQr2.0-SUNRISE, whole genome shotgun sequence genome harbors these coding sequences:
- the LOC110933149 gene encoding uncharacterized protein LOC110933149 — translation MKQHLASLPDIAAPKTGELISVYLSIADEAISAVLTIERDKAQVPVYFFSKTLKLAERKYPPLEKLALALVQTGRRLRRYFQAHPIQVVTDQPVKSVLENPENSGRLAKWAIELGEHNITYVPRKAIKAQVLADFIVEVPNQTITETTNNEAEYEALIAGLRLAKEMKIEKLEVFTDSFLVSSQVNDSYIAKEPNMKKYKEKSKELMSTFKACNIKQIPRSQNKKADALSKLASLTFAHLTKKVLVKVLKAPSIDELEIQDVVTEEDPNWMTPIKKFLKNGELPNDQAEAKRVEIKARQYELQGETLYKRGYLAPLLRCVGLEQSKYLIKEIHKGVCGAHFGARSVVAKLMNLGYFWPSMHRDTIEELKKCDACQIHC, via the exons atgaagcaacaTTTAGCTTCCCTACCAGATATCGCAGCACCAAAAACCGGGGAGTTAATATCGGTGTACCTCTCAATCGCTGACGAGGCCATCAGTGCAGTCCTCACCATTGAGCGAGATAAGgcccaggtacccgtttattttttcagcaaaactctaaaattagCTGAAAGAAAATATCCTCCTCTTGAAAAACTCGCCCTAGCCCTGGTTCAAACAggtagaaggcttcgaaggtatttccaagcacaccccATACAAGTGGTCACCGACCAACCTGTTAAGAGTGTGCTTGAAAATCCTGAAAACTCGGGGCGATTAGCCAAATGGGCCATAGAACTGGGTGagcataacatcacctatgtcccgaGAAAAGCTATCAAGGCACAAGTCTTAGCCGATTTCATTGTGGAAGTCCCAAACCAAACAATCACTGAA accaccaataacgaagCTGAATACGAGGCACTAATAGCTGGCTTAAGGCTAGCTAAAGAGATGAAAAtcgaaaagcttgaagtgttcacagattcattTCTGGTTTCAAGCCAAGTGAATGATAGCTACATAGCTAAGGAACCCAACATGAAAaaatacaaagaaaaatccaaggaaCTAATGAGTACCTTCAaggcatgcaacatcaaacagatCCCTAGATCTcaaaacaaaaaggctgatgcCCTAAGCAAGCTTGCATCTCTCACTTTTGCCCACCTTACCAAGAAGGTGCTGGTAAAAGTGTTGAAGGCCCCATCGATCGACGAATTGGAAATCCAAGACGTAGTTACTGAAGAAGATCCAaactggatgactcccatcaaaaagTTCCTTAAAAACGGTGAATTGCCAAATGATCAAGCAGAAGCTAAAAGGGTTGAAATCAAGGCAAGGCAGTACGAGCTACAGGGAGAAACCCTTTACAAAAGGGGTTACCTTGCCCCCTTGTTAAGATGTGTCGGTCTGGAACAAAGCAAGTACTTGATCAAAGAAATTCATAAAGGTGTGTGCGGAGCTCactttggagctaggtcggtggttgcaaagctcatgaacctcGGATATTTCTGGCCATCAATGCATCGTGATACAATCGAAGAATTGAAGAAATGTGACGCTTGTCAAATTCAT tgctaa